From a region of the Leishmania major strain Friedlin complete genome, chromosome 4 genome:
- a CDS encoding acyltransferase-like protein, copy 2, whose amino-acid sequence MGAAVARVVHETAARLPHLTGRQQGALLAVALGTGYTLLRQRLVPKWVMQKWFLLSSTALIVPSSALVYLIDPLRYLGVPRRCVQRICVFIFGCIFKAVWWVNPQIRMHVQFDANEHGKPACWDDIARTGAAFALNHTSFWDAFEMVGITPMSHLIQMRTLMKSSLRKIPIFGGVFDRVGHFPVYFKSDADGNFHVDKEKQAIVSQHMRWHLRLGGNLVFFPEGAVNKTPETLQAFRYGTFATVIEHRLRVYYVVSVGSEKTWPPRMGCGGLPADVHIRIGAYPIDFDGDSSKNVAVGLQMRMQQVRDEIAAEVAAAEETRGRRRNGSVLEAKGAKTLDIAPPHAAREVHATRATT is encoded by the coding sequence ATGGGTGCAGCGGTGGCTCGCGTAGTACATGAGACGGCTGCACGGCTGCCGCACCTGACGGGCAGACAGCAGGGCGCCCTGCTGGCCGTCGCACTCGGCACCGGCTACACActtctccgccagcgcctcgtGCCGAAGTGGGTCATGCAGAAGTGGTTtctgctctcctccaccgcccTGATCGTTCCATCCTCCGCACTCGTCTACCTGATCGACCCGCTCCGCTACCTCGgagtgccgcggcggtgtgtGCAACGCATCTGCGTCTTCATTTTCGGCTGCATTTTCAAGGCTGTCTGGTGGGTCAACCCACAGATCCGCATGCACGTGCAGTTCGACGCCAACGAGCACGGAAAGCCGGCGTGCTGGGACGACATCGCCCGTaccggcgccgccttcgcactGAACCACACCTCCTTCTGGGATGCCTTCGAGATGGTCGGCATTACGCCCATGTCGCACCTAATACAGATGCGCACACTGATGAAGTCGTCGCTGCGCAAGATCCCGATCTTCGGCGGCGTCTTCGACCGCGTCGGGCACTTCCCCGTGTACTTCAAGTCGGACGCAGACGGCAATTTCCACGTGGACAAGGAGAAGCAGGCGATAGTGTCGCAGCACATGCGCTGGCACCTGCGCCTCGGCGGCAACCTCGTCTTCTTCCCTGAGGGCGCCGTCAACAAAACCccggagacgctgcaggcgtTCCGCTACGGCACCTTCGCTACCGTCATCGAgcatcgcctccgcgtcTACTACGTGGTGTCCGTCGGCAGCGAGAAGACGTGGCCGCCGCGAATGGGGTGCGGCGGTCTGCCGGCCGACGTCCATATCCGCATCGGCGCCTACCCGATAGACTTCGACGGGGACTCCAGCAAAAACGTTGCGGTGGGGCTGCAGATGCGCATGCAGCAGGTGCGGGACGAGATCGCGGCTGAGGTAGCCGCCGCGGAGGAAAcgcgagggcggcgacgcaaCGGTTCAGTGTtggaggcgaagggggcAAAGACGCTGGACATTGCGCCGCCCCACGCTGCTCGTGAGGTTCATGCAACAAGGGCGACGACGTAA